From the Pseudomonas baltica genome, one window contains:
- a CDS encoding DUF3034 family protein, producing the protein MKHRIPLLLSSLALLCADPVLAGDGRLIATGGATSVEGAAGGGLIPWAVISGYSEQGQWSSTVFGTHVDLPDYNLDVTGMSASYGNRVEFSYARQRFDLGTLAKKLSLPENSLSQDIFGVKVRLFGDLIYDQLPQVSAGLEYKHQRDFLIPSLVGARRDHDVEGYITASRLFMGAAFGYNLVVNGGVRYSRANEMGVLGFGGDRRDTRSVLKEGSVAVLFNPRWALGVEYREKPDNLSFAGESDWADMFLGYFPNKHVAFVLAYARLGEIATLDNQNGTYLSVQGSF; encoded by the coding sequence ATGAAACATCGAATTCCCTTGCTATTGAGTTCGTTGGCGCTGCTGTGTGCCGACCCGGTGCTGGCCGGCGACGGTCGGTTGATCGCCACCGGTGGCGCGACCAGTGTCGAAGGTGCTGCAGGCGGCGGCCTGATCCCGTGGGCGGTGATTTCCGGCTACAGCGAGCAGGGGCAGTGGAGTAGCACGGTATTCGGCACCCATGTGGACTTGCCGGATTACAACCTGGATGTGACCGGGATGTCGGCGTCCTACGGTAATCGCGTGGAATTTTCCTACGCTAGGCAGCGCTTTGACCTAGGCACTTTGGCGAAGAAGCTGAGCCTGCCAGAGAACAGCCTGAGCCAGGACATCTTTGGCGTGAAAGTGCGGCTGTTCGGTGACTTGATCTATGACCAGCTGCCGCAAGTCTCGGCCGGGCTGGAGTACAAGCATCAGCGCGACTTTTTGATCCCCAGCCTGGTGGGCGCCAGGCGCGATCACGATGTGGAAGGCTATATCACCGCTAGCCGCTTGTTCATGGGCGCGGCGTTCGGCTACAACCTGGTGGTCAACGGCGGCGTGCGCTACAGCCGCGCCAACGAGATGGGTGTGCTCGGATTTGGCGGTGATCGCCGTGATACCCGCAGCGTGTTGAAGGAAGGCTCGGTGGCCGTGCTGTTCAATCCCCGCTGGGCATTGGGCGTGGAGTACCGGGAGAAGCCGGACAACCTGTCGTTCGCGGGGGAGAGTGATTGGGCGGACATGTTTTTGGGGTACTTCCCCAACAAGCATGTGGCCTTTGTGCTGGCCTATGCGCGGCTGGGGGAGATTGCCACGCTGGATAACCAGAACGGCACGTATCTGTCTGTGCAGGGGAGTTTCTGA
- a CDS encoding group 1 truncated hemoglobin: MKRLFVAITVFALLAACASKTLPPAADDSLYQALGQKPGINRIVEGMLLIVVKDPRIGAHFRNVDPVMLRDKLVEKFCVEAGGPCTYTGVDMAEAHKGQHIDPSEFNALVEDLIKSMDSQQVPVPVQNRLLARLAAQRGEVIRK; this comes from the coding sequence ATGAAGCGCCTGTTCGTTGCGATTACCGTTTTTGCCTTGTTGGCGGCCTGTGCCAGCAAGACCTTGCCACCTGCTGCCGATGACAGCCTGTATCAGGCGTTGGGCCAGAAGCCCGGCATCAACCGGATCGTCGAGGGCATGTTGCTGATCGTGGTCAAGGATCCGCGCATCGGCGCGCACTTTCGCAACGTCGATCCGGTGATGCTGCGCGACAAGTTGGTGGAGAAGTTCTGCGTCGAGGCGGGCGGGCCGTGCACCTATACCGGGGTGGATATGGCTGAGGCCCATAAGGGCCAGCACATCGATCCGAGTGAGTTCAATGCGCTGGTGGAAGATCTGATCAAGTCCATGGACAGTCAGCAGGTGCCCGTGCCGGTGCAGAACCGTTTGCTGGCCCGGTTGGCAGCGCAGCGAGGGGAGGTCATACGTAAGTAA
- a CDS encoding EAL domain-containing protein, with protein sequence MKLRSSFQARIACVLILLLLVVVAALTLAVKVATNEAVRGQAAEQLEVGTRVFERLLDVRGRRLRDGLQILSSDFGFRDAIASGDSATIRSALLNHGARIGASDMFVLGMDGKVISSTADDVADGTPFAYDQALRDARRSKQTMLIVPLNGQPHLLVEAQVLAPLPIARVVMGFTMDAAFAQELHSLSNLQVSFLTQTRDGVGQLVSTQAPELHASISEWMQHNKDGRRVTLTVHEQQSFLNEPLMLASDSASGGKVIALLQSPLDDAMKAFAPLDHNIIYIAMASLLASLVGALLLARSVSQPVQALAEAADRIGQGDYQTPVLLKRSDELGALAGAINLMQAGIAERELQLAHNALHDSLTGLPNRALATERLGSAIAAERPVAVLYLNIDNLRELGENGGPVLVDGILQRAGELLQEVLRPGDTLAHLIAGEFLLLLENFNSDSAVATADRIQQFMTVQQHVGSHDIAMECLIGIAAYPVDGQIAEELLSRASIAMSDAKTLPGRLQVYQQGRDLAHQRQISLIRDLRHAAANNELILNYQPKLDIRNGQVRQAEALLRWHHPQFGMVSPAEFIILAERTGSIQTLTRWVIEEGIRQLSEWNQRGLRVQLSLNISADDLHGQDLPEQASRLLRQYRVPAEQIIFEITESAVMREPQAALKVLHRLRECGISLSVDDFGTGYSSLAHLKRMPVQELKIDQSFVRNLDETSEDAVIVRSTIEMSHNLGLKVVAEGVEYEHSLRLLERWHCDTAQGYLISRPLTAAAFEVWVKQPLATPSLMVH encoded by the coding sequence GTGAAACTGAGAAGTAGCTTTCAGGCGCGTATTGCCTGCGTCCTCATTCTCCTGCTACTGGTTGTGGTCGCAGCGCTGACGCTCGCCGTCAAAGTAGCCACCAACGAGGCCGTGCGCGGCCAGGCGGCGGAGCAACTGGAGGTGGGTACACGGGTGTTCGAGCGTTTGCTGGATGTGCGCGGGCGGCGCTTGCGTGACGGCTTGCAGATACTGTCTTCGGACTTCGGTTTTCGCGATGCGATCGCCAGTGGCGATTCGGCGACCATTCGTTCGGCGCTGCTCAACCACGGTGCGCGGATCGGCGCCAGTGACATGTTCGTACTGGGGATGGACGGCAAAGTCATCTCCAGTACCGCTGACGATGTCGCCGATGGCACCCCGTTCGCCTACGATCAGGCTTTGCGTGACGCTCGGCGCAGCAAGCAGACCATGCTCATCGTGCCACTCAATGGCCAGCCGCACCTGCTGGTCGAGGCCCAGGTGCTGGCGCCATTGCCCATCGCCCGCGTGGTGATGGGCTTTACCATGGATGCGGCCTTTGCTCAGGAGCTGCATTCGCTGAGCAATCTGCAGGTGTCGTTCCTGACCCAGACCCGCGACGGCGTCGGCCAACTGGTCAGTACCCAGGCGCCCGAGCTGCATGCCAGCATCAGCGAGTGGATGCAGCACAACAAGGATGGCCGCCGGGTGACGCTGACCGTCCACGAGCAGCAAAGCTTCCTCAATGAACCCCTGATGCTGGCGAGCGACAGCGCCAGTGGCGGCAAAGTCATCGCCTTGCTGCAAAGCCCCCTCGACGACGCCATGAAGGCCTTCGCGCCGCTGGACCACAACATCATCTATATCGCCATGGCCTCCTTGCTGGCCTCGCTGGTCGGCGCGCTGCTGCTGGCCCGCAGCGTGTCGCAGCCCGTACAGGCCCTGGCCGAAGCCGCCGACCGTATCGGCCAGGGCGACTATCAGACGCCAGTGTTGCTCAAGCGCAGCGACGAGCTGGGCGCCTTGGCCGGTGCGATCAACCTCATGCAGGCGGGTATCGCCGAGCGCGAACTGCAACTGGCCCACAACGCCTTGCACGACAGCCTCACCGGCTTGCCCAACCGCGCCCTGGCCACCGAGCGTCTGGGCAGTGCGATTGCCGCCGAGCGGCCGGTGGCGGTGCTCTATCTGAACATCGACAACCTGCGCGAGCTGGGCGAGAACGGCGGCCCGGTGCTGGTCGACGGCATTCTGCAGCGCGCCGGGGAGCTGCTGCAGGAGGTGTTGCGCCCCGGCGATACCCTGGCCCATCTGATCGCCGGTGAATTTCTCCTGCTGCTGGAAAACTTCAACAGTGACAGCGCCGTGGCCACCGCCGACCGTATCCAGCAGTTCATGACGGTACAACAGCATGTGGGCAGCCATGACATTGCCATGGAGTGCCTGATCGGCATCGCTGCCTACCCAGTGGATGGCCAGATCGCCGAAGAGCTGCTGTCGCGCGCCTCCATTGCCATGAGCGATGCCAAAACCCTGCCCGGGCGCTTGCAGGTTTACCAGCAGGGGCGCGACCTGGCCCACCAGCGCCAGATCAGCCTGATCCGCGATTTGCGCCATGCGGCGGCCAACAACGAGCTGATCCTCAACTATCAACCCAAGCTCGACATTCGCAACGGCCAGGTGCGCCAGGCCGAGGCGCTGTTACGTTGGCATCACCCGCAGTTCGGCATGGTCTCGCCGGCGGAGTTCATCATCCTGGCCGAGCGTACCGGCAGCATTCAGACACTGACCCGCTGGGTGATCGAAGAGGGCATTCGTCAGCTCAGCGAGTGGAATCAACGCGGGCTGCGCGTGCAGCTGTCGTTGAATATTTCTGCCGACGACCTGCACGGCCAAGACCTGCCCGAACAGGCCTCGCGGCTGCTGCGCCAGTACCGCGTACCCGCTGAGCAGATCATTTTCGAGATTACCGAAAGCGCGGTGATGCGCGAGCCGCAGGCCGCCCTCAAGGTGCTGCACCGCTTGCGCGAATGTGGCATCAGCCTGTCGGTAGACGATTTCGGCACGGGTTATTCGTCGCTGGCGCACCTCAAGCGTATGCCTGTGCAGGAACTCAAGATCGACCAGTCTTTCGTGCGCAATCTGGACGAAACCAGCGAAGACGCGGTGATCGTCCGTTCGACCATCGAGATGAGCCACAACCTGGGGCTCAAGGTGGTCGCCGAAGGCGTCGAATACGAACACAGCCTGCGCTTGCTCGAGCGCTGGCACTGCGACACGGCCCAGGGCTATCTGATCAGTCGACCGCTCACGGCAGCGGCGTTTGAAGTCTGGGTCAAGCAACCATTGGCAACGCCGTCCTTGATGGTCCACTGA
- a CDS encoding RHS repeat-associated core domain-containing protein gives MASIKPVPHIKLLACDWANSVTGSTTTEGTIAFAHSPFGHRSPEVDDDTGPGYNGQHLERDGGYLLGHGYREYRPKLGRFNAPDSYSPFGGGGLNCYAYCRAEPVNRSDPSGHADNSKRDEILFGSLAGFMLLLGVLIGRGVAHQMRHAGRLVAAPVGAGSALGARMRRRTSAPADLGSISVDRDMPVFGRFQRADSPTQAHPVTRREIGVTYAQVIAGPPPPPRPPSPVRFTGTQLNHGGTPRDLLAGILRGGQANLKPVGTSAGIQRDVLPDLDALTPRQRFIAARERLSDAPVHVLAGSQVSAADASAQIRRK, from the coding sequence ATGGCCAGTATCAAGCCAGTTCCACACATCAAACTGCTCGCCTGTGACTGGGCCAATAGCGTGACCGGCAGCACCACGACCGAAGGCACCATCGCATTCGCCCATAGCCCGTTTGGCCACCGTTCGCCCGAGGTGGATGACGACACTGGGCCGGGCTACAACGGGCAACATCTAGAGCGTGATGGGGGTTACCTGCTCGGCCATGGCTACCGGGAATACCGACCGAAGCTGGGACGCTTCAATGCACCGGACAGCTACAGCCCGTTTGGCGGTGGGGGGTTGAACTGTTATGCGTACTGCCGAGCGGAGCCGGTGAACAGAAGCGATCCGAGCGGGCACGCGGATAACTCGAAGCGAGATGAAATCCTCTTCGGTTCCTTGGCAGGTTTTATGTTGCTTCTTGGGGTTCTGATAGGCCGGGGGGTCGCTCATCAGATGCGCCATGCCGGTCGATTGGTAGCCGCCCCAGTGGGTGCAGGCTCGGCCTTGGGTGCACGGATGCGAAGGCGCACGAGTGCCCCGGCTGACCTCGGGTCGATATCGGTTGATAGGGATATGCCTGTTTTCGGGCGATTTCAGCGGGCTGACAGCCCCACTCAGGCACATCCCGTTACGAGACGCGAGATTGGCGTGACCTATGCCCAGGTAATAGCGGGACCACCACCACCGCCAAGGCCTCCGAGCCCTGTGCGCTTTACGGGAACGCAACTGAACCATGGCGGTACGCCTCGGGACCTGCTCGCAGGTATCCTTAGAGGTGGGCAAGCGAACCTCAAACCAGTAGGTACTTCAGCAGGCATCCAAAGGGATGTCTTGCCTGACCTGGATGCTCTTACGCCTCGACAGCGATTTATAGCCGCGAGAGAAAGATTATCTGACGCCCCCGTTCACGTGTTAGCAGGCAGTCAAGTCAGCGCAGCAGACGCCAGTGCACAGATCAGGCGCAAATGA
- a CDS encoding methylamine utilization protein: MPKIFCGATIIVGALLYTTLATAAPFIAQVVDQQGQPVADAVLTLQGPPGKSPISTKADMDQRNKEFVPHVLAVHSNTNVTFPNSDNIRHQVYSFSPTKRFELKLYEGIPAAQVFDKAGIVVLGCNIHDWMLGYIYVTDDPWFAVSDAKGQITFDLPAGHYNVTLWHPQHADMATQNGGELVMADKAVQKSYSMTLEPLSADAPSAPAPSAFGDAFGKAVRETEK, translated from the coding sequence ATGCCTAAAATCTTCTGCGGCGCGACCATCATCGTGGGTGCACTGCTGTACACCACGTTGGCCACCGCCGCGCCGTTCATCGCCCAGGTCGTGGATCAGCAAGGCCAGCCCGTGGCGGATGCCGTGCTCACCCTGCAGGGGCCGCCTGGCAAAAGCCCGATCAGCACCAAAGCGGACATGGACCAGCGCAACAAGGAGTTCGTGCCCCACGTGCTGGCCGTGCACAGCAACACCAACGTGACGTTCCCCAACAGCGACAACATTCGCCATCAGGTCTATTCGTTTTCGCCCACCAAACGCTTCGAGCTCAAGCTGTATGAAGGCATCCCTGCAGCTCAAGTCTTCGACAAGGCTGGGATCGTGGTGCTGGGCTGCAATATCCATGACTGGATGCTCGGTTACATTTATGTCACCGATGACCCCTGGTTCGCCGTCAGCGATGCCAAGGGCCAGATCACTTTCGACCTGCCCGCCGGCCACTACAACGTCACCCTCTGGCACCCACAGCATGCCGACATGGCCACGCAAAACGGTGGCGAGCTGGTGATGGCCGACAAGGCCGTGCAAAAGAGCTACAGCATGACCCTTGAACCCCTGTCTGCCGATGCCCCGAGCGCCCCCGCGCCTAGCGCCTTCGGGGATGCTTTCGGCAAGGCTGTGCGTGAAACTGAGAAGTAG
- the lon gene encoding endopeptidase La, which yields MSDQQDYAETPDEHLESEHIEHSTTSSTELTLPGQNLPDKVYVIPIHNRPFFPAQVLPVIVNEEPWAETLDLVAKTPHHSLALFFMETPPEDPRHFDTSALPLYGTLVKIHHASREDGKLQFVAQGLSRVRIRTWLKHHRPPYLVEVEYPQQPIEPTDEVKAYGMALINAIKELLPLNPLYSEELKNYLNRFSPNDPSPLTDFAAALTSATGAELQQVLDCVPMLKRMEKVLPMLRKEVEVARLQKEISAEVNRQIGEHQREFFLKEQLKVIQQELGLTKDDRSADVEQFQARLEGKTLPAQAQKRVDEEIGKLGILETGSPEYAVTRNYLDWATALPWGVYGKDKLDLKHARKVLDQHHAGLDDIKSRILEFLAVGAYKGEISGSIVLLVGPPGVGKTSVGKSIAESLGRPFYRFSVGGMRDEAEIKGHRRTYIGAQPGKLVQALKDVEVMNPVIMLDEIDKMGQSYQGDPASALLETLDPEQNVDFLDHYLDLRLDLSKVLFICTANTLDSIPGPLLDRMEVIRLSGYITEEKIAIAKRHLWPKQLEKAGVDKARLSISDTALRAVIEGYAREAGVRQLEKQLGKLVRKAVVKLLDAPQSSIKIGPKDLEASLGTPVFRSEQVLSGKGVITGLAWTSMGGATLPIEATRIHTLNRGFKLTGQLGDVMKESAEIAYSYVSSNLKQFGGEAKFFDEAFVHLHVPEGATPKDGPSAGVTMASALLSLARNQAPKKGVAMTGELTLTGHVLPIGGVREKVIAARRQKINELILPEANRGNFDELPDYLKAGMTVHFAKRFADVAKVLF from the coding sequence ATGAGCGACCAGCAGGATTACGCGGAAACTCCAGACGAACATCTGGAATCGGAACACATCGAACACTCCACCACCTCCAGCACCGAGTTGACCTTGCCCGGCCAGAATCTGCCGGACAAGGTGTATGTCATCCCGATCCACAACCGGCCGTTCTTCCCGGCGCAAGTGCTGCCGGTCATCGTCAACGAAGAACCGTGGGCCGAAACCCTCGATCTGGTCGCCAAGACCCCACATCACTCGCTCGCGCTGTTCTTCATGGAAACGCCCCCTGAAGATCCGCGGCATTTCGATACGTCCGCGCTGCCGCTGTACGGCACTCTGGTGAAAATCCACCATGCCAGCCGTGAAGACGGCAAGTTGCAGTTCGTTGCGCAGGGCCTGTCGCGGGTGCGTATTCGCACGTGGCTCAAACACCATCGGCCGCCCTATCTGGTGGAGGTCGAATACCCGCAACAGCCCATCGAGCCCACCGACGAGGTCAAGGCCTACGGCATGGCGTTGATCAACGCGATCAAGGAGTTGCTACCGCTGAACCCGCTGTACAGCGAAGAACTGAAAAACTATCTCAACCGCTTCAGCCCCAACGATCCGTCGCCGCTGACCGACTTCGCCGCCGCCCTGACCTCCGCCACTGGCGCCGAGCTGCAACAGGTGCTGGACTGCGTGCCCATGCTCAAGCGCATGGAGAAGGTCCTGCCGATGCTGCGCAAGGAGGTCGAAGTCGCGCGGCTGCAGAAGGAAATTTCCGCCGAGGTCAATCGCCAGATCGGTGAGCATCAGCGCGAATTCTTCCTCAAGGAGCAATTGAAGGTCATCCAGCAAGAGCTGGGGCTGACCAAGGACGACCGCAGCGCCGACGTCGAGCAGTTCCAGGCACGCCTGGAGGGCAAGACGCTGCCGGCCCAGGCGCAAAAACGCGTGGATGAAGAAATCGGCAAGCTGGGGATCCTCGAAACCGGCTCACCGGAGTACGCCGTCACGCGCAACTATCTTGACTGGGCCACCGCCCTGCCCTGGGGCGTTTACGGCAAGGACAAGCTCGACCTCAAGCACGCGCGCAAGGTGCTCGACCAGCACCACGCCGGGCTCGACGACATCAAGTCGCGGATTCTCGAGTTCCTCGCGGTGGGCGCCTACAAGGGCGAGATCAGCGGTTCCATCGTGCTGTTGGTCGGGCCGCCCGGCGTGGGCAAGACCAGCGTCGGCAAGTCCATTGCCGAGTCGCTGGGGCGGCCGTTCTATCGCTTCAGCGTCGGCGGCATGCGCGACGAGGCCGAGATCAAGGGCCATCGGCGCACCTACATCGGCGCCCAACCGGGCAAGCTGGTGCAGGCGCTCAAGGATGTCGAGGTGATGAACCCGGTGATCATGCTCGACGAGATCGACAAGATGGGCCAGAGCTACCAGGGCGACCCGGCCTCGGCGCTGCTCGAAACCCTCGACCCGGAACAGAACGTCGATTTTCTCGACCATTACCTCGACCTGCGCCTGGACCTGTCCAAAGTATTGTTCATCTGTACCGCCAACACCTTGGACTCGATCCCCGGGCCGCTGCTCGACCGGATGGAAGTGATTCGCCTGTCGGGTTATATCACCGAAGAAAAAATCGCCATCGCCAAGCGCCACCTGTGGCCCAAGCAGCTGGAAAAGGCCGGCGTCGACAAGGCCAGGCTCAGCATCAGCGACACGGCTCTGCGCGCGGTGATCGAGGGCTACGCGCGGGAAGCCGGGGTGCGCCAACTGGAGAAGCAACTCGGCAAACTGGTGCGCAAGGCCGTGGTCAAGCTGCTCGACGCGCCGCAGTCGTCCATCAAGATCGGCCCCAAGGACCTCGAAGCCTCGCTGGGCACCCCGGTGTTCCGCAGCGAGCAGGTGTTGTCCGGCAAGGGCGTGATCACCGGGCTGGCCTGGACTAGCATGGGCGGCGCCACCCTGCCGATCGAAGCGACCCGTATTCATACTCTCAACCGCGGCTTCAAGCTGACCGGGCAGTTGGGTGATGTGATGAAGGAGTCTGCGGAAATCGCCTATAGCTATGTGAGTTCCAATCTCAAGCAGTTTGGCGGTGAGGCAAAGTTCTTTGACGAAGCATTCGTGCACTTGCATGTGCCCGAGGGCGCGACGCCCAAGGATGGTCCGAGTGCGGGCGTGACCATGGCCAGTGCGCTGCTGTCACTGGCGCGCAACCAGGCGCCGAAGAAGGGCGTGGCCATGACGGGCGAGCTGACGTTGACCGGGCATGTACTGCCCATTGGCGGGGTCCGTGAGAAGGTCATTGCAGCGCGGCGGCAGAAGATCAACGAGTTGATTTTGCCGGAGGCGAATCGGGGGAATTTCGATGAATTACCGGATTATCTGAAGGCGGGGATGACGGTGCACTTTGCCAAGCGGTTTGCGGATGTGGCGAAGGTGTTATTTTAA